Within Telopea speciosissima isolate NSW1024214 ecotype Mountain lineage chromosome 8, Tspe_v1, whole genome shotgun sequence, the genomic segment AAACTTTGTGGAGATCTTGTTCATGTCATACTCTAGGCAGGAGTCAAGTTTCAGTTGAAATTGAACTTCAACACATGTCAGAATAAAGGTTTGAAATTGGCTAAACTGAACGTGAATTAGGGAACTGGGGCCATCAGGTATTGAAGGTGTAATGAGGCTGTCAGATGGTATTTTACTGGCCTTCTCAGAGCCAATTGGACAAGGGGATTCAATCAGAGCAGAGTCAATGGCATTGAAGGCTGCGGTGAAAGTGCCAATTAGTAAGGGATTTCACCATGTTCTGATAGGAGTGAATGAAGAATTTAGAAGAGAAACTATGATTTTATATTCAATATATTAGTTTGGTACGAAATGCATTTTGTTTAAATGGAAAGCGTATTAATAATAAGATGGTGGATAATTTGGAGAAAAAAGGGGTAATACACCCAAGGCTATGTTATGGCAATGAAATTTCTCCGTGACAATTCAGTTATTCAGGTGTATGGGTGGGTTTGTACTGAAATAGGTGTTTGACAATTCTATAAGCTGACTTACCTCGTAATAGTGGCTGTTATTATTTTAATCCTACTACTTTATACTACTTTTTTCAAATTCCAATACATAATCACttaaataaaaggaaattgGTTGAAAACATTTCGAGAGCAGATTTATGGATGGGCCTGTCCATAGAGTTGTTCCATGTGGCAGGTCagatggggctgaaattttgtataCAGGTACACCCGAAGTTCCCTTGttcacatatcaagtttcagcccGAAGTCaaccaagtggcaaaataaaacaTTGGAAAGTCCAGGATTACACAAGGGTATATGCCAATGGACTGAGAATAGGGCACAAgccaatacatgggagggtaaatGTCTGAATTTCAGTCTGAAATAGACCATTCCCCAAATTACCAATTGTCAGAATTGTCACATTATCCTTCTGCGTGGCAAATCTAGGTGGGCCGTCCATAAAGTGATAGCTTGTCCATAAAACCCTTTGCCAATTATTTCTTTTAGGCTTCAACCACCAAGAATACAACAGAAAGGGTACAACACATGGTGGAACATAGGATTAAGATGGGAAAATATATTTGACATGTGACCTCTATCCAATATCCAGAATGACCAATTCAAATTTCACGTAGATTTGACAATTTGACAGGCTAGACTGGGGCCGACCCTACCTCCTAATGGTTAAAATCTAGTATGACCAAGGCAGGGTTAGTGCTGGGTAAGGACATAAAAATCCCTGGGCCGCCCAACCAATGCCACCACACCCCACCACACCTTAACCTGCCCTGCTGCCATTCAATATCCatgtggcataaagcctcatACCAGAGTTAAACACAGGGTAAGGGTACAAAATCCCTGGGCCCCCCAGCCAAtgccaccccacccccaccttaCCCTGCCCTGTTGCCGTTCTATATCCATGTGGCATAATTGAGCCACTGGAAAAGGAAATATTTGTCATGTCTCATCTTTCAGTCTAGCAAGTCTCAGCCCAATCTGATTTccccatgagagagagaaaacttcAAAAATTTGTTGGAAAGTCAACTTTGGAGCAAACTTCGGTTAACCATGAAAATACAAGGGTATAAGTGCTGGCATGGTACGTCATATAGTGGAGATTGGAGTAGAGACTTAACAGTTGACATGTGGCTGATTCAATGCAGAACAGGCAAACAATTCAATCTAAGAACCTAACATGGCCAATGAAAGCTGCCAAGCTGAACTGTTGATGCAGCAGCCAAGagaaaaaagcacaaaaagCCTTAACCGTGCAGCCCTTTCCATCCTTTTCTCACAGCCTTCTAGAAGATTACATCAGCAGCAATATaatttgcatttttattttttctgtcaaaatttaaaaacagtttCTCTTCAGTCATTAGCTTCTAAGAATTCAGTTGAGTTCTTTGACTAGTTTTTTCTACTTTCTGTTCTTAGTTTCAATTTTTAGAGATCAGAAATTTTCTTACTTGTAAGCCAAGCATCAGGGCTGATCCCTTCAgctataaataggggtcaatcccACTTCCCTCCCCCCTTGTAAACACAAGTTATGAATAACAAAATTGCTGCTGCTAGCTTCCTCCTCAGTGAGGATTCACTGAAGTTTGGGTAGGGTAGATTCCCAACTCTGTCAGAGGGTGGATTATCACCGAAACTTCATTGTTCCTTCACGTTCTTCACTCAGTTCTGTTCCTGCAGCATTACAGTTCAGTCCTTAAAGACACCAGGTAAGTTTATCAGTCCCTCCATCACCCTGCGGCTACTCTGTTTGTCTCTTCTCCCGGCTACCTTATATTCATCATGAGTCCTtcaaaagttcaaatcaaactGTTTGCTCTCAAACTTCACCCATTATCCTTTTTCCTCCCAAAAACAACCACCGAACTCTGCTTTAGAACCTTCTGTTACAGCCTTTACCAGCCCTTGGCCTGTTTCCAGTCTAGCCTTAGCATGAACTCTTCGCAATCCCATAGAGTTCAGGGAAATCTCCCAACTTCTAGCCACTGTTAGAACCACCAGAAAGGAACAAGATGACCTACAAGCACCACTGTCCGGTACTGCGTTATAGTTTTTTCAGCTTGTTCTGGCACACTAGCCTTTGCATATAGTCAGGCCCTTGCTTGTTGTCTCCATTTGTGATTGTAGATGACAATTCGACTGTAGTTTCAGGCCTTACTGACTTGTGGCTCTCAAGttatcaatttctttttttctgctaGTTCTGCTCTAGTTCAGCTTTATTGAGTTTCATTGTTTCTGTCCTAATTTCTAAGTCGCCTAATATGTGTTTTAGCCTAAACAGTCCTTGAGTATGTGCTCTTAAGCTATTGACCTTTATTCTGTCCTACCTTAGCCCTAGCAATTTGAATCCAACATACCTATTTAGGGAGAGCCTTTCTAGTTGCCACCAATTGTTTCCTTGAAATTAGCCTAAATAGCAAGGTTACAGCAACAAATAAATCTCCTAAAAAGAATTTTTCTTGGGAGCAGCATCAAATTTAATCATGATTGTTCCTTGGAGAATGCAGACCCATTAATTGGTCGTGTTCTCAGGGACAGCTTAGGGTTCACTGTTTGATACCTTTCGATGTCTTGTGGGAGTGATATACTTGATTTGCTCTGGGATTCTTGCATTTTTCCAGAGGTCTCAAATAAGCTACTTTGTGGCTTCTACAGGCTTTTGATCGAGGGAACTCAACAGTGGTGATAGCATGGCCTAGTCAAGGGAGAAGCAGTCTGTAGAGATTCTCTCATTCAAGGAAACAGATCCTTGCTATTGTATCtaacaatctctaaaattttctttttgtggaCATACTGAAATACAAATCAGCTGACACTCTGGTTGATAAATTTTCCAAGTCAGGGTGCTCATAGAGTAGCTCGGCATGCGAGTCAATTGTTCCATTGTAGCTAGTGCTTTAatgtttttatggtttttttcgTTTTTGTCGGTCGTATGGGCATCGGTATTGCCTTCATTGGCAACAGCATTGTTACATTCCCCTCTAATAAATTTGtccattatcaaaaaaaaaaaaatggtacaGTCCTGCTGCCACATTTCTTGTCTTTGGACCCAATGACCCATGATGATTTTTGTTGGGTTACTATGACAAACTCCATTTATAATGTCTGATTGGTAAAACCTAGCCATTCAATTTCAGTGTTTCTCTAACAAACACTGAAAAGGATTGGCTTCAGGCCTACAAATGGAAATAAATCAGCACCTAAACTGATTTTTGCATGTGAGTCCCACAAATGGAAGCTGACTATTCATTGTATGATTGAGTTAAGGGCTCAAGGCATGCCGTGTGGCATAACACGTTGTCATGCATGGCAACAATCCACCTTGCAAGTTATAGTCCCCTTCTGCCCAGCCCATGGACATGTTATAGAAGATAGCTGATAAGGcataataaattataaaagAGGATATCAATAAATCACAAACCTGATTAAGGTCGTGAAAGAACCTGGAAGTGACGCCCTCTGCAAGAAAAAAGTTAAACATCAATAACTGTACACAGAAGGTCAATAAAAGGTACATCAGTTTGATTAATATAAAACATCATTTTTCAAAGAATTACAAATGCAAGCATTACCTGAAAAAGCAAGCACAACTCTCTTAGGAATATTACACTTGCAATTGCTGCAGCAACAATTTAAAATCTTTCAGAAGATCAGAGGTTTATATAGATAACTAAAACAATAGTTTTATCATTCCCATATATACATGCACAGTTAAATACAAAAGAGTATAAAATGCACATTCTTTCCCACCCCAATCCTCAAGCATTAGATCCTGACCCAACTAAAATAATATGTTCTCAAGTTCAACACTTGTtaaggtccccccccccccccccaaaaaaaagacacaaaagggggggggggagggaagtaAAAGGAGACTGATCAGGGGgggaggaaaaggagaaagagcagCCAATGAAGTTTCAAATTTTCAGTTAAATAATAACACCAGAAAAGAGGactttctttgattctttctcAAACAGTCAATTAATTGATGCTCAGTACATTATAGAGTTTTGTGTGTGTGACATAAAAGATGCATGGAGCATGGTACAAggtttcggcgaaatttcgcgAAACCTaccaaattattttggtttcATAAAGAGTCAAAACCATTGTACAAGATTTCGACGAAATTGCGCGAAACCaaccgaaatattttggtttcgcaGGCTGCCGAAACGAAACAGCCTTCAATACTGAAGAATTGCAATGTTTTAACTGAAATTTCACAGTTTCGGAGAAACTTCAAccatattttggattttggtatcGTTTCGGTCAAACCCTTTGTATAAAATGCATGGTTTTGATCGAAATTTCGACAATGTTTTGAGTTTCAGTATTGTTTCACTAGTTTCAACTCCAAAGAGGGAAACTTCCTAGAAAACATCAgtgtttgtgatttttggccaaataactcctttatctttttttcattcatccaaaaacaaaaaaaaactcctatATCTTTGCAATGAACTATGAATGACATTTTATACTTATGAaatggtttctaattttatgtttattcatTCCTAAAtcattttttggttgtttttattgaattgtgtgtgttctagtactaaattttGTGTATACAGAATCGTAAATCATACAGCGCATTGTGTACACTACCTAGGAtccaaagccaaactaccattttgtaTGTGTTATTTAcaatctaagggttccactatgttaAAAGgtctaaaatagggtttcctagaAGTTTTGGGAACTAATTTGGCTATTTGGGACTTGAAACCAGCAACCGAAACCTAATGCGATACTGAGAAATGCACAAGTTTAGACCAAAATTTACTTTGGTTTAATTATAATGACACATTTCGAACGAATTCATTTTGCCTAGTTTCGACTCAGAAGCTTGGAAAATCCAGTTTTGGTGCTTTCTTGGCCAAATCACTACTATACAAGGTTAgaacaagtacttgggcagtAGGGAAATGCAGTAATTTTCTACATTGTTGGAAGATTTGTGCAAGACTCTAAGTTTGAGGTATATCACTTTTCCCAATAACTAATTTTTGGAACAAGTACATGGCTAGATCTTGTGAAAAAGTCAGAGGATAACTTCATTCGGCAGCAACATCCTGGTCGTTTTGATCCTTCCTGGAACTCGATGTAGTACTCTAAGACTATAGGATGGGCATAAGGGTGACTTGTTGCTTGTATTGTTGAGTCCAATATATTTGACTTTGTAACAAACAAAATttgatgtatgatttatgaaatggtttataatttgatgTCGATTCATTCTTGATGCATTCTTAAGTTGTTCTACTTGAATTatgtgttctagtactaaacATTGTGTGGAATAAGCCCTATCAGAGAATGTATACAGCGTACACTACCAACCAAGGGtcgtcaaactaccattttgggtgtgatattttaaaatctaagggttccaccatgtttagagggcctaaaaGAGGGTTTCCTACAAGTTAGGACCTAATTTTGGTTATTTGGcccttaaaacccaaaatcgaaACTTGCTGGAAAAATTGTCCAGGTTTCAGTCGAAATATTCCGAAACCTGGAACTATGGCATGGAGCCCTCCTAGTCCATCTCATAAGTTACAACTGCTATGCCAATTTCTATAAGCCAAATACATTCTCAGAATGAATCTGAGGAAAAACGGCCAACATATTTCTAAGAATGAAGTCGGGAACCTACTTTTCACATTTCACCCAGGAGGAAAACTAATCACATAGATTAAATTTTATAGGAACAAAATTATTATTTACTATAGAAGAGTGCTATGTGATGGTGGAAGTGCTGTCATGTGGTCCCCAGGGATACTTGCAATCTGAATCCTGAATAATTGGGAGGTGCAGGAAATACTAGAACTAGTTTAACTTTGCAACATATCCAGATTGATGCACAGAAGGCCAACTAGAAGACCAAAGAAAGCAATAAGATTTCAGCATTTCAAGTAAAGatataagagaagaaaatactaaaatagcATAAAATACAATAGATAGTAGGGAATATATAAGAAATTATAAAGCAAAAAAAGTTCTCACCTCCTTCCCCAATAACCGAATGCATTCTATTGATATTATATACATCCATAAATTAACTTTCACGATCAAATTAAGACAAATATATTGTTTAGCAAAAAGAGAATGAAATGCTTCCTGTATGTTTGCTAAGTTCTATGCATAAGTTTCATATTAACCAccaaattttaaatgtttttatcttttttctaaTTTACAATAGTTTCTATAATACCCAATAAAATTTTAGTCAGCGTAAATTGGTTTCCCTAAAAATTAATACACCATAATTTTGTTAACCACCTACacctaaagaaagaaaaatcaaataagGCCTAAAACAGTTgtacataaagaaaatattaaaaaaaaaaaacactggatCAACACTTCTCGGTATTAATGCATTTGAAAGACATTTCCCCATCAATGCATAGAACAATAGGGGTTTTGCAGATACTTTAGAAAGAGAATGTTTTCCCCAAAGCCTATAGTATATAGACTTCAACCACTCCAGATCCCCCCCCCAATCTTTGTTTTGAAGCTATTTGGTCTGCCAAATTTGTTGGAGAAGAGGTATCTAACAATTTTTACAGGGTATACTGTAATTTTGGTCAAAGATGGAGGTTTCAGTTGTTTAGTTGAAACTATGTACTTCTATTATTACAatggaatttaatttcaatgCGTCTGAAATCACCAAAAATCAGACAGAGATCCAAAACCAATGATATCGTGGATGTTATTTAACTAGGGAAAGTTATTTGAAAGTACTACAACGAAATCAGTCTATGGTCAGACTGTCCAAATATTATTGTTTAGAGGAAAATCTTAAGCAAAAGACTACAAAAGTAAGGGTTGCAATCAGGCGAATTTAGGAAAGTTTTCCAACCAACATACCTAACCTAGACTTAGCAGCAGATTATTATAGGTAGGGTTAGGCATGCCCAAGCTTACCTTCTTTGTAATAGATAAGGGTTTGGGCAACCTGCATCAAAATTCTAAAAAATACAACTAAACCAAATAAGGGGGAAAACATCCCCACGATGCCAGCGTCCAACCCCTTTACATGCCCCCACCCATTTTACTGTAGCACCCCTTTTGAAATCCCCAAAACATCCCCTCTTTTCAAGGGTTTTCCACaattaccccccccccttttccaaTGCCCAAAACTGCACATGGAAGTCggagggaaccctctccctaaaataAATACAACTTTTTTTGTTCGTTTCTGTAGTATATATGATATAGTTTAGCCATCAGTTTGTTCATGGTTGGATGGTCGCAGGATCGCAGCTGGGGCTGGGGATATACACTAGCCCATCAGGTCAGGGTCCCATGGCTTAGCCCGGCTCAAATAATTAGTTGGCCTAGCAagccaagccccaaaaagaaccCATTAATAAGCCATTCCAAGTACAACAAATCCTTAATTAGGCATGGTGAGCCAGTCTCTATTTGAAGATCCAATGCTTTCTACCCCTTACAGGCATGGTTCATAGAAAATCTGTTAGCATGATGCTgctttctttccctctcctcGTTTTCTTTATTTGCTAAATTATCTCTTATCTACACTTCAAAACCCCTCCTTACTGTAATTCATCCGAAAAACTCAAGAAACCTCTAATTGTACCTTCAATGCACAATAAATCAATCCAACCACACTACAAAAATGACACATACATACGTATATATACTCATGGAACCATAGGGCAAAACGTTTTTTGTTCAGCGATTACCTACCTGGAATGCATGACAGTATTAGATCCAACTCTGTGATCAATGATTATGTAACAGTAATGCTGGACTAATATGGAATTTTGAAGCTTTCACTAGTTATGaattacacacacacaccagaACCAATATGTCACATACCTACATGCTATGGTTGAATGGCAAACATTTCTTGAGCAACTCCACTCTCCACCTGCTTATTATTAGCCTAATTCAAGGATGATGCAGAGAAGAGTAATAACTAACGGAGGTAATCGTTTGTAAAAGGTTAGTTGGTCTCACAAATGGGCcccattttttctttcacttctctATTTACTTTTAGTGGTTTAGAGGagtcctagtcagattaggatcTGATTTTGAGTTGGTGTTCTCGTGGAGGGCtggctttgttgttgttgtacttcTATGTAGTTGTATTCTGTTGTACTTCTATGATCTGCTTTTCTATCAATAATGAGTTGGTTTAGGAGTTTGAATTTCAGTCCTAATAATATTTGGTTTGAGTCACAAGGCCAGCTAAGATTTATTCAACTCAAATAGGATTAGtgttagtttaatttaaaataaagcAGTGTTTCCTTCTAGGAATTGGATTCCAAAAATAGAATTGGAATTGACCAAGAAGCTCTGGCCTTGAGCAATAGAATGATAGATAACCATGTAGTCTTCTTATTTTTCAATGTAAGAAAATTGTTGTACAGTTTAGGGTAAGAGAATGGTCTTCCTACATATTAGTAGTTGAACATGAACCAATTGGTTTATCAGTCATTCGGTCTTTCCTCTAGTTCTCAGTTTCACCTGCGGCTTCCTATAATTAATGTCATTTATGGGTTATGCTTCTGCAGTCGAAATTATAACCAATGTCATCACACCCatcaaataaacaaagaaatcaGTTTTTTCTCAATAATAGCCCCTTGTTGagtttaccccaaaaaaaatattactcGCATGAAGTTTGATTGCATTCCCAGCAGTCTAAGCTTACTTAGTTTctctgattttcttcttttcagatTCAGAAGATATATACAAAATACATCTTTCTTCCTATTTTCTGTTCTCGTCCTTGTTTTAGTGGGAGTCCTATTCCTAGTATAATTTGGATTTGGGAGTTCTTCTCTTGTAACATAGGATATAAGTTATTTTCAGGCAATCACATGAACTTTGATAGAAATAAATGGAAACTAGTTTGCATACACTACCTGCTTGTCCTTTCATAGTAAGATCAGATGGTTCTCCTCTTCTCCATGATCTCAGACTTGATATGCTTAAGGCTAAGAGAGTACCACCTAGGATAACGCCAAACCTAATGGCAGAAATGCTTCCAGTGAGCATGAAGGTAAGAAAGCCACCAAGAGAAAGCAGCGCACCTGCAAAGAATAACAAGTTCCTCAACAAAGATAAATTTCCAAAAACAGAAGAACTTAGCACTACTATTTTTTGGATAAACAACAATTTTACTAGggagaagaaagtgaaaatATACAAAGGAGGAGTCATTGTTCAACCCACAACAAGAGTACAGAAACCAAAGGAAATATAATATTGATACAATTACTAATACAAAGACTCGCTTAACGACCCGTTGCTTTGCTAACTCCTCTGCAAGATTACTTGCAGACATTAACACGACCATTCATGTCTgattttcaaatcaaataatAGATAAGAAGCAGCAAAAGGATACTTAAGatgaaaaaatcataaataaaaaaaaagagaatcatgTATGTGTTTGGTGATCCTATAGCTTTTCATGTCTCTCATGATGAAAGGATGAGAACTTGGAATTAGATGGCCCACTCTGAAGGGATATACTAGACCTAAAACCAGCTTGAACTAATGATGCAGACCATACATATATTCTGTAATCATTTGAAATATTAGATTTCTTATTTAAAATATGAAAACTTCAAAagttccaaaaataaaacaaagacaaGATGGTTAAACGAAACACCTGATCAAGCTGGTGtatgtaatattttcttttttgatagacCACCTTGGAGGTTCTCCAAAGGCTCCCCATTTGCAAGGCAAGTAGTCCAGCCCAATATGGTAGATAATCTAAATTCTAAAGGTACAGCTACTCCAGATATAAGAAGatcttaaaaagaaaaggggaaaaaggggCTGGAAACAGAGTATGCTCCTGTAATACAACCAAAAAACAAACCACCATGTCCATGTTTAACATCACAGATTTATAATACATACCATAGGGAATCCCAAGATAAAAATCCTGAACTTTAGAGATTTCATTCAAGTCATCAGTTGAAGAGGCAAAAGTCTCCACAATATCTTTCACCGGCTCTGGGGAATTCTCTGCTGCTGTGGAAAGATATTCTTTACCttcttcactaatatcttttgCTATTACACTCAGATCTTGCCTTGCTTTCTCTGCTTGAATTTTAAGCTGCTCTGAAGCTCTCTTCAGAATCACCATTGCTTTTTTGGAGTACAACTCATAAGCTTCTTGTGACATGCTCTGCATTTTAATGGCCTGTTCTTTGAAAGTTT encodes:
- the LOC122671904 gene encoding protein FATTY ACID EXPORT 3, chloroplastic isoform X2, which translates into the protein MAFALEGFLSHINPNPKLSVKRGSMALSYHPCLSSFSPYRFEALVRSHSCRSLSVVSSPKGLGPHFISFDARVSKNRSFVTFAASQDDSHSELEVEKKKSELEVGAEESQEEWEQTLKTFKEQAIKMQSMSQEAYELYSKKAMVILKRASEQLKIQAEKARQDLSVIAKDISEEGKEYLSTAAENSPEPVKDIVETFASSTDDLNEISKVQDFYLGIPYGALLSLGGFLTFMLTGSISAIRFGVILGGTLLALSISSLRSWRRGEPSDLTMKGQAAIASVIFLRELCLLFQRASLPGSFTTLISGAMVAFYCYRIILNGSQKGPNVDHGQGN
- the LOC122671904 gene encoding protein FATTY ACID EXPORT 3, chloroplastic isoform X1 → MAFALEGFLSHINPNPKLSVKRGSMALSYHPCLSSFSPYRFEALVRSHSCRSLSVVSSPKGLGPHFISFDARVSKNRSFVTFAASQDDSKHSELEVEKKKSELEVGAEESQEEWEQTLKTFKEQAIKMQSMSQEAYELYSKKAMVILKRASEQLKIQAEKARQDLSVIAKDISEEGKEYLSTAAENSPEPVKDIVETFASSTDDLNEISKVQDFYLGIPYGALLSLGGFLTFMLTGSISAIRFGVILGGTLLALSISSLRSWRRGEPSDLTMKGQAAIASVIFLRELCLLFQRASLPGSFTTLISGAMVAFYCYRIILNGSQKGPNVDHGQGN